The Thermomicrobiales bacterium genome contains the following window.
CTCGCCAATTTCGAGCAGAGCGAAGAGGAATGCGGTGATCCCGGCTGTCAGCAGGATCGCGCCGAGATAGTCGATCCGGCTGCGCTCTCCGGTCCGCGTCTCGTGGAGCGAACGCCACATCAGCGTTACCGACACGATGCCGAACGGCAGATTGAGGTAGAAGATCCAGCGCCAGTCGATGACCTGCACGATCAGGCCACCGAGCGTCGGGCCGGCAACCGCAGAAGCGCCCCAGACAGCCGAAAAGAGGCCGGCCATCTTGGCCCGTTCTTCGACCGAGAACAGATCGCCCAGGATCGTGAAGGTCACCGGCACGATCCCGCCCGCGCCGAGCCCCTGTATCGCGCGGAAGGCGACGAGTTGCTCCATACTCTGAGCAATGCCGCACAGCGCCGAGCCGAGGACAAACAGCGCAGCGCTGACGACGAACAGCGGCTTCCGACCATACATGTCGCTGAGGCGGCCGTAGAGTGGGACAGTGGTCGTCGAGGTCAGCAGGTAGGCGGAGAACACCCACGAATAGAGCGATAGGCCGCCGAGTTGGCCAATGATGGTCGGCATCGCCGGACCGACAATGCTCGAATCGAGCGCGGACAGAAAGGTTCCCGCCATTGCCGCGATAATGACAAGTCGCCGGTTGGTCAGTCGCTCTCCAGTCAGAATACTGGACATAATCACCCCTCAACGTGTTGATGGTCGGGCGCTCGAGCCGACCGAAGGTTGGCCCGGTTCGAAAAGCCGCGCTATTGTAGCAGCGGGATTCGACCGCGCTGGGGACAGGAATGAAACAGGATACGGCCAGATGACGAATCAAGCACACGGGGCGGAGCCACGGTCGGTCGACCTGATCCACGATCTGATCGCACGAAAGCTGATCGATCGCGCGGTTCTGCTGGGAGAGGCACGGTGGCCGGGTTCGGGACCGCTCATCCGACTTGCGGCGGCATGGCCGGAACTATCTCCCGAGGAGCGGACAACTCGGCTGGCTTCAGGTGCGCCAGGTACCGCCGGGGAACTGCAGTCGCTGGCCGGCCTGCAACCAGACCTGGCCCGAATGATGGTCGAGATGGAACAGTGGCGAGGCGCCGGCGCCACATCGGAGGCCGTGGCGACCGGGCCAGAACCGGCAGCTCCCGAAGAAGGCGAGGGACTCCCGGCGATCGAGTCGCCGAGCGGCACGCGCGCCGAGGCCGCGGACGCGCCTCGGCCGATCGCAGCTCACGCCATGCACGCGACTCTGGCTGACGTGGCAGTGGGGGAGCGGATGATCGCTGACAACTCGCGCATGATCGCCGATGAGCGAGCCATCGCAGAGGCCGCGGCGATGCTCGAACGAGTTCACCTGCGCGTGCAGCGATCGATCGAGGAGGCGACGAGGCTCGGCATGCCCGCACCGGCGCAACCGGAACCAGAGACCGGGGTGGTGGAGCGCGAGGGCGTCGACGCTCTGCTTGCCGACACGATGACACGCACCGTGACGACAGGGGTATCCAGAGCGAAGCTCCCTGAGCTGCGCCGCACAGCGGAGGCGTTCGGGCTGGAGTACGTGGAGCTGGACGCCGACCGGCTGTCGCGTGGCGAGCTCTACGGGCGGCTGGTCCGCTCGGGCTCTACGGTCAGGGCAACGGCTGGTCTGTTTCCCGCGGCGGTCGTTCGACCCGGAATGGTGGCGTTTATCGGACGGTTGTTGCCGCGTCTATCCGAGCGGCTCGCGGGGGGGTACTGCGATATTCCGGGCACGAACGCTACCGTCCGCGTCCACCCGGGTTGCCGGATCATCGTCCTGGATCGCGACTGAGCGCCGGGGCTGAGATAGCAGGACGCGGGAGCGACCAGCCCCCGCGTCGTCATCGTCTAATATGGGATGGATTATCTGGGTTCTACCCGGCGACGTAGGAACGTCGCTCTATCATGCCGGACTGGCCGGCCATCCTCCCATTCCAGCAATCAGATCTGTCGTCTGATTACTGTGTGATTATGCTGTGCCTGGCCGAGGCCGAACGGGTTGGGTCTGTCTTACGGAAGCGGTTGTTCAGGCGCCCGGCCTGTGGTCATCTTCGAGGAGTGGGCAGCGTACCCAGAGGGCAATTCCACTGCCGGCTATGCCGAGGCGTCGCGTCACCTGCACTCCTCCTTCCTGTCGCGGTAGCAATCAGGATCAATAACGCGAGTGTAGTACCTTCCGCCAGAAAACGCAATCCCCATTCGCGACATCCGCGGCTTGCGCAATATGGATCCGCACGCGCGTCGTCGCGAAACAGCGCCGGCCGGAGCGTGCTGCCCCGGCCGGCGAAGAGATCTCTGAATAGCAGTGGAGGCTAGCTCGGGGAAGCGACCTCGTAGCCCGCCTCGGACAGCCCGGCGACGAGCACCGCGTCGGTTACAGCGTCGCTGGCCCGGACGGTGACGACCTTGGTGGGAATATCGACGCTGACCTGCTCGACTCCGTCGATCTGGGTCAGTTCGCTGGTGATCGCGCGAACGCAATGCTCGCAGCTAACATCTGGGACGATGAACGTCTTCTCTACCATCTTGCCTCCTCGACATGATCACAACTTATACCCCGGTGGGGTATCTGCTTGTATTCTAGCATATGGGGATTCCGATGTGTCAAGCGGTTCGTCGGGCATACTCTGATCGTCCTCGCCGGGGACGGAGTGGCCGGCGGATCCCCGCTTCGCGGGCAGCGCACGGCGCTGCGCAGTCGGTCATTGACGGCGCAGGAACGCGCTGCTGTCCTGTGAGCGACATCTCCGCACCTGGGATGCATCGCATCTGCGGCGTCTCGTGGGGCGACTATCGAAATCGGAGATCCGGAACCGATGAGACAGCGTGGGACTGGCGAGCTCAATCTGGCGCTTGGGTGTGGTTTCGCGGTGGCGCTGGTGGTGGCGATTGCCCTGATCGCCTATCTGTGGACGCTATGACCGTGCGGGGGGCTTGGTCCTGGCGCGCCAACGCCGAGCGACAACTTCGACGAATTGCCAACTGAACCGTTCGCACCCGGGGCAGAATAGCCCGGCCGCTTGCCAGAGAACAGGTTCATGTGGCTGTCTCAATCATCGGAGCGGGCGAGGTCGGATGTGACGACACCGTCACCGAGGGTGATGACACGATCGGCGAGGTCGATCAGGACCGGGTCGTGGGTCGCGACGAGGGCAGTGACCCCTTCGCTGCGAACAAGCGCGCGAATCAGCGTCATGATGGTGCGGCCGGTTTGCGAGTCGAGCTGGCCGGTCGGCTCGTCGGCGATGAGAATCTCGGGAGAGTTCGCCAATGCTCGGGCGATCGCAACACGCTGCTGCTCACCGCCGGACAGCTCGTGCGGACGATGGCGGGCGCGGTCGCCGAGACCGACAAGCTCGAGAAGAACGCGAACGCGCTCCTCGCGCCGGGAGATCTGCGCCTGGGCGAGCCGAAGCGGCACCTCGACATTTTCGGCGGCTGTGAGAATCGGGATGAGACCGAACGCCTGGAAGATGAAACCGATCCGATGACGTCGTAGCTCGATGAGCTCATTCTCCGGCAGCTCGGAGATAACCATGCCGTCGATCGACGCGAGACCCGAGCTCGGGCGATCGAGACCTCCGATAATGTTGAGGAGCGTGGTCTTGCCTGAACCCGACCGCCCCTGGATTGCGACAAGCTCGCCACGTCCAACGGTCAGATCAACTCCTCGGAGCGCGTGCACCACAGAGTCACCCATCGGATAGTCGCGGGTCACACCCTCGACCCGGATGACGGGTTGGAGCACGTCGACACCCGCGCCGCGGCGACGCTCGGAGGACTGATGCCGCTCCGTGGAAGAACGCTCTTCGGCCGGGGTGACGAACGGCGACTGACTACTCGTGCGCTGCGTCGGCGGGCGCCAGCGTTCGTTCGGGTCGCTCACGAGCGGTCCTCCTGTTCGGCATGCGGACGATCCGGCCAGACACCGATGTGATCAGACTCCAGCTCAAGACGAACCCGGCGCTCCATCTCGAGCGTATCGACATAATCTCGGGGAAGCTGTAGCCGGCCGGCGCGGTCGAGGACGGCATATTCCTCGGCGATCACATGATGCTGACCTTCTTCGCCGACTTCAATGCGGCGGAGCGTCTCGCTGCTGGTGCGGCCATCGCGGATGGCGACCGTGCGGTTGACCTGCGTCGAGACGAGAGGGTCGTGGGTCACGACGACGACTGTGACACCGAGATGGACGCTGGCCGAGCGAAGAACCTCGAAGATCTGGTGAGATGTCGCGGTGTCCAGCTCGCCGGTCGGCTCGTCGGCGAGCAGCACCTCCGGGGCGTTCGCGAGCGCGACGGCAATGGCGACACGCTGTTGCTCGCCGCCAGAGAGCCGGTCCGGACGATGGCTGGCACGATCGGCGAGGCCGACGAGCGTCAGCAGCTCGGCAGAACGTTCGCGTCGGAGGGCCGAGGGCATGCCATCGAGAATCATCGGCAGCTCGACGTTTTCCTGTGCCGTGAGGTAGGGGAGGAGATTGCGGGCTGTTTGCTGCCAGACAAAGCCGATAACCTGACGTCGGTAGCGCGTGCGCTCGGTCTGGTCCATGTTCAGCAGGTCATATCCGGCGACAATGGCGCGGCCGGCCGAGGGGACGTCGAGACCGCCAAGGATGTTCAGCAACGTCGACTTGCCGCTGCCCGACGCGCCGACGATGGCAATCAGCTCACCGGGCGCGACCAGCAGGTCGAGTCCCTGAAGCGCAACGACCTCCAGCTCGGCGACCTTGTAGATCTTGACCAGATTGTCGCAGATGATCTGCGAACCACTGCCGAACTGCGGTCGCTCGGCGCGAGCCGCGCGCTCTGCCAGGGAACGAAAGTCGAGCGTGTCGGTCACTGATCCCCCAATCTGAGCACTTCGCCAAGGCTGATCTTACGCGCGAAGCGGGTGGTAAGTAGCACCGCCACGGCGGTGACGACGATGACGACGATCAGCAGCAGGACCACGGCGCCCCAGCTCACGTGAAGCTCCACTGGCAGGCCGGGGCCGGTGAATTCGATGAGGTTGAGGCCCGGGCTGATCAGCCAGGTCGAGGCGAGCCCAAGGATGACTCCTGCGGCGACACCGACGACGATGCCCGGCCCCTGCTCGACGGCGGTGAGGCCGAGTGATTGCCGGCTGGACAGGCCGAGCGTCCGGAGATAGGCCTGGTCGCGAGCGCGAGCCTTGCCGCGCAGGAGCATCGCAAAGGCGACAGCGACGCCAGCGTAGAGTGCCGTCACGATCAGGCCGAGGCGAAACCCAGTGGCAACCCCGGCGATGAGCGGGGCATCGTGGACCGCGTCGTAGGTTGCGGCGCGAGAGGTGAGATTTGCAGATTGCGACTGCTGTTCGAGGGTGTCTCGCAAGGTCTCGTCGATCGAGCGTGGGCCGCGGACGAACATATCGGTGTTGCGCACCGGGCGATCTGGATTGATTGCCGCGACGCTGGGCAACGGCGCAACGACGAAATCGCGATCGATCGGCAGCCCTGCGAAGCGTTCGCGAACTTCGACGACAACAAAGGTCGTTTCGCGGCTGAACAGGCTCATGCCGAACGTGTCACCGGGAGCCATTGTGCCGTTGCCGGCTTTCGTCGAGATGATCGCGGGGATCGGGTTCGTCGGCTGGCCGATATCGGCGCCGATCTGCTCACGCATCATGTCGATGGGCATGTGGGCGTCGGCTGGCGTACCGGCGGTGACCTCCTGAAGTCGGGCAGGCTCGACGAGCATCAGCTGGGCGATGCCGGAGCCGGGGACGCGGCCGGAGAAGAGCGCATCAGGGATGATGGAGGCGCGAGCAACTGCCTCAACCCCCGAGGCGGCCGTTGGATCGACGCCACGATAGAGATAGCCCGACAGGCCCGAAGTGATTCGATAGTCGGCTCCGACCTGCTGCCATGATGAGGCGACCTGTCCGCGGTCGATCGTCGTCGTCAGAACGAGCGCAAATGTGGAGACCGCGAGGGCGAGCAGAAGGACGAGCACCGGCAAGCTGGTATCACCAGGCTGGCGACTCGCGCGACGGAAGCCGAGGACCGGGACGAGGTCGCGGCGAAGGCTGCTGAGCCAGGAAAGGAGACGCGCGGGAATCGCGTACAGTCGAATAGTTAGCAAACCGACAGCGAGGCCGAGAAGGATCGGGACAGCGGCCAGGTATGGGTCCATCGACGAGATTGCGCCGGTCGCCGACCCACCCGCGATTCCGCGACGGCGTAAGAGGTAAACGCCGGCAAGCGCGAGTGCAACGATGAGCGCCTCAAGGACGACGCGACGGGGAGTGATCCGCACGACGACGAGGTCATCCTGCTCCAGATCGCCAAGAGGCCGGCGCACGAGCCGAGACTGCGTATAGACCAGTAGCGAAACCATGACGACGGCGACGCTCGCCGCAGCAATGCCGGACCAGATACCGGCGCGCCCCCCTGCGAGGACAGCGGCGGCGAGATAGCCAAGCCCGGCGGGGGGAACGCTGACGAGGAATCCCTCGACGACCTGCGCGCCAAGGAGCTGGCGGGCGGAGGCGCCGCGGCCCCGAATCAGCCGCAATGCGTCCCGGCGACGATCGGCAGCGATACCCGCAACAAGCGCCAGGACCGCGACGGCAACGCCGATCAGGCCAACTGTTATCAGCGAGAGCACGGCCTGGGTGAGATTCCGTTGGCTGAGATAGTCACGAAGGATACGGGAGAGGCCGGTCGAGACGCCGATCTTGGTCGGATCGGCGAACACGGACCCGTATTGCGCGTCGAGCTTGCGAAGGTCGGCGGCGAGCTGATCGAACTGGCCGGCGTCGAGGCGGGCCGGATCGACGAAGTACCGCCAGGTGTATTGAAACGGAAGCGCATGTTGCGCCGGATCGGCGAGCAACGGGTAGGCGTCGGGAGCGAATAGCGCAGTGGCATAGATCTGGACGGTATTGCCGTCGTCGTACTCAATCGCGCGATCGAGCCGAGTGTCACTCAGCCAGTATTCCTCGGTGACATCGTTCAGCTGAATCAGCCCGACAACGCGGATAGCGATCGGCCGGAGCTGGTTGTAGGGCGAACGACGGACGACCGGGTCGTCTCGAGCAGGCTGGAGAACCAGGGTATCCCCGAGGGTGACGGCGATCTGGCGCGCCGTCTCGGGTGAGATGGCGATCTCGAACACCTGGGCATCGACGGGTTGGTCGTTGAACTGGGTCGGGACGGTTTCGTCGACGGCTTGCGGCATACGGCCATCTACGAGCGTGATGTGCTGATCGATGTCCTGCTGATAGCGCAGGGTGACAAAGCGTGGGAAGGGGAAGACCGGTTGGCCGGGCGTGTCGGCAACAGCGAAGCGGACGGTATCGACAACGAACGACGATGGGCTGGTGATGCGCTGGATCGACGGCGCCAGGCTCGCGCGAAACTCGTCGCCGGCCGCCGACACCGGCGCAAACACATCGGTTGATGGGCCAGGGGTGATCGAGCTGACCTGGCGGGCAACGACGTTGCGCGTGAGCGGCGAGGCGTGGTCGATGGCCCAGACGAGGCCGTTGTCGGCCATGCGGTTGAACACTCGTGGGATAGCGGAGAAGACGAGGCTCGTCAACAGAACCGCGATCAGGACGACAAAGACCAGCTCGCGTTCGAATCGAAGACGCCGCAGTACTGCCTTGACGACATCGAGAGACAGCGGGGCAGTGGCGCCTCTGGTTGGGAGGTCGGCGCGCGCCATCGACTACTCCTCACCCAATCGCAGCAAGCCGCCGAGACCAATCCGCCGTAGGAGCAATCCGAGAACGGTTACGACGACAGCCAACAGCCCGACAACGGCCAGCTCGAGCAGAATGATCCAGCTCCACGGAATGACCACGATGATCCCTGGCACGATCTCACTTGCCGACTGAGTCAGCGTCACAAACGGGAGGATCAGCCAGGCGAGCCCGAGGCCCAGGATCGTTCCGCCGATGACACTGATCATCACCAATAGCCCATTTTCCAGCGAGAGCCAGCCACTGAGCTGCCGGGGGGAGAGGCCGAGGGCGCGGAGCAACGCAAACTCGGTCAGACGTTCGTGGGCAGAAACGGCGGCGCTGACAACGAACCCGACCGTCGCAAACAGAATTGCCGCGATGAACCCCACCGATAGCGCGCCGATGATGCCGAGGGCAACGGGGTCGGTCTGCAACGTCGTGGTGCGCTGGTCGCGGGATTGCAGCTTCCAGGTAAAGAACGGAGAT
Protein-coding sequences here:
- a CDS encoding heavy-metal-associated domain-containing protein produces the protein MVEKTFIVPDVSCEHCVRAITSELTQIDGVEQVSVDIPTKVVTVRASDAVTDAVLVAGLSEAGYEVASPS
- a CDS encoding ABC transporter ATP-binding protein — protein: MSDPNERWRPPTQRTSSQSPFVTPAEERSSTERHQSSERRRGAGVDVLQPVIRVEGVTRDYPMGDSVVHALRGVDLTVGRGELVAIQGRSGSGKTTLLNIIGGLDRPSSGLASIDGMVISELPENELIELRRHRIGFIFQAFGLIPILTAAENVEVPLRLAQAQISRREERVRVLLELVGLGDRARHRPHELSGGEQQRVAIARALANSPEILIADEPTGQLDSQTGRTIMTLIRALVRSEGVTALVATHDPVLIDLADRVITLGDGVVTSDLARSDD
- a CDS encoding ABC transporter ATP-binding protein, whose protein sequence is MTDTLDFRSLAERAARAERPQFGSGSQIICDNLVKIYKVAELEVVALQGLDLLVAPGELIAIVGASGSGKSTLLNILGGLDVPSAGRAIVAGYDLLNMDQTERTRYRRQVIGFVWQQTARNLLPYLTAQENVELPMILDGMPSALRRERSAELLTLVGLADRASHRPDRLSGGEQQRVAIAVALANAPEVLLADEPTGELDTATSHQIFEVLRSASVHLGVTVVVVTHDPLVSTQVNRTVAIRDGRTSSETLRRIEVGEEGQHHVIAEEYAVLDRAGRLQLPRDYVDTLEMERRVRLELESDHIGVWPDRPHAEQEDRS
- a CDS encoding FtsX-like permease family protein — its product is MARADLPTRGATAPLSLDVVKAVLRRLRFERELVFVVLIAVLLTSLVFSAIPRVFNRMADNGLVWAIDHASPLTRNVVARQVSSITPGPSTDVFAPVSAAGDEFRASLAPSIQRITSPSSFVVDTVRFAVADTPGQPVFPFPRFVTLRYQQDIDQHITLVDGRMPQAVDETVPTQFNDQPVDAQVFEIAISPETARQIAVTLGDTLVLQPARDDPVVRRSPYNQLRPIAIRVVGLIQLNDVTEEYWLSDTRLDRAIEYDDGNTVQIYATALFAPDAYPLLADPAQHALPFQYTWRYFVDPARLDAGQFDQLAADLRKLDAQYGSVFADPTKIGVSTGLSRILRDYLSQRNLTQAVLSLITVGLIGVAVAVLALVAGIAADRRRDALRLIRGRGASARQLLGAQVVEGFLVSVPPAGLGYLAAAVLAGGRAGIWSGIAAASVAVVMVSLLVYTQSRLVRRPLGDLEQDDLVVVRITPRRVVLEALIVALALAGVYLLRRRGIAGGSATGAISSMDPYLAAVPILLGLAVGLLTIRLYAIPARLLSWLSSLRRDLVPVLGFRRASRQPGDTSLPVLVLLLALAVSTFALVLTTTIDRGQVASSWQQVGADYRITSGLSGYLYRGVDPTAASGVEAVARASIIPDALFSGRVPGSGIAQLMLVEPARLQEVTAGTPADAHMPIDMMREQIGADIGQPTNPIPAIISTKAGNGTMAPGDTFGMSLFSRETTFVVVEVRERFAGLPIDRDFVVAPLPSVAAINPDRPVRNTDMFVRGPRSIDETLRDTLEQQSQSANLTSRAATYDAVHDAPLIAGVATGFRLGLIVTALYAGVAVAFAMLLRGKARARDQAYLRTLGLSSRQSLGLTAVEQGPGIVVGVAAGVILGLASTWLISPGLNLIEFTGPGLPVELHVSWGAVVLLLIVVIVVTAVAVLLTTRFARKISLGEVLRLGDQ